In one Sphingomonas sp. AP4-R1 genomic region, the following are encoded:
- a CDS encoding Gfo/Idh/MocA family protein, which translates to MLGPIRVAVVGMGKIAHDQHLPSIFGNADFQLAATVSSRGEATGGVPLFRTLDELLASDTAFDAVALCTPPQVRYALAQASIAAGKHVFLEKPPGATLAEVAVLEQYAKAAGVTLFASWHSRYAAGVGAARAWLAGRDIHSASIVWREDVRVWHPGQAWIWEPGGLGVFDPGINALSIATHILPRPFFLEEGTLSLPANRAAPIAAMLSFRDAHGTPIAMDLDWRQTGPQTWDITVETDAGTLKLSKGGAELYLPDGEHKSEDHEYPGLYARFAHLVKAGESDVDISPMRLVADAFLRGRRELVEEFHD; encoded by the coding sequence ATGCTCGGGCCGATCCGCGTGGCCGTCGTCGGCATGGGCAAGATCGCCCACGATCAGCATCTGCCCTCCATCTTCGGCAATGCCGATTTCCAGCTGGCGGCCACCGTCAGCTCGCGCGGCGAGGCCACGGGCGGCGTGCCCTTGTTCCGCACGCTGGACGAACTGCTGGCGAGCGACACCGCGTTCGACGCGGTCGCGCTCTGCACGCCGCCGCAGGTGCGCTATGCGCTGGCGCAGGCGTCGATCGCGGCGGGCAAGCATGTGTTCCTCGAAAAGCCGCCGGGCGCCACGCTCGCCGAAGTGGCGGTGCTGGAGCAATATGCGAAGGCGGCGGGCGTCACCCTCTTCGCCAGCTGGCATTCGCGCTATGCGGCGGGTGTCGGCGCGGCGCGCGCCTGGCTGGCGGGCCGCGACATTCACAGCGCCTCGATCGTGTGGCGCGAGGATGTGCGCGTCTGGCATCCGGGGCAGGCGTGGATCTGGGAGCCGGGCGGCCTCGGCGTGTTCGATCCCGGCATCAACGCGCTCTCGATCGCGACGCATATCCTGCCGCGTCCGTTCTTTTTGGAGGAAGGCACGCTGTCGCTTCCGGCCAACCGCGCCGCGCCGATCGCGGCGATGCTGAGCTTCCGCGATGCGCACGGTACGCCGATTGCGATGGACCTCGACTGGCGCCAGACCGGCCCGCAGACGTGGGACATCACGGTGGAGACGGATGCGGGCACGCTGAAGCTCTCGAAGGGCGGTGCCGAACTCTATCTGCCGGACGGCGAGCATAAGAGCGAGGATCACGAATATCCGGGCCTCTATGCGCGCTTCGCCCATCTGGTGAAGGCGGGCGAGAGCGACGTCGACATTTCGCCGATGCGTCTGGTGGCCGACGCCTTCCTGCGCGGCCGCCGCGAACTGGTCGAGGAGTTTCACGACTAA
- a CDS encoding alpha-N-arabinofuranosidase → MIRKLGGATLALLLATTPIAASAQEALTATATIKGDTPGPVYDRHIFTQFAEHLGTGIYGGLWVGKNSKIPNTRGFRNDVVTALKDLGVPTIRWPGGCFADEYHWREGIGPQAGRKVKVNTHWGGVIEPNTVGTHEFMDLLDQVGAEAYISGNVGDGTPTEMAEWVEYMTAPAGTLADERAKNGHKAPWKVPYFGIGNELWGCGGNMRADYAADETRRYATFVKVPYGEKITKIASGANAEDYHWTEVMMRDAQKAVGGLSLHYYTVPHGFDKFAPSADFDEVQWAETMARTWKMDEILAKHTAIMDKYDPAKRIFLAVDEWGTWYKEDEGTHRGFLRQQNTLRDALVAGINLNIFAKYADRVRMTAIAQMVDVLQAMILTDGAKMVKTPTYYVFQMYKPYMDATVLPIELKSPWYGKDQWAVPAVSGSAVKDKAGVVHVGLTNADPNRPATVTVSLTGVAGSAVSGKVITAPAMNALNSYAKPETVVPVAFNGATLSGGTLTVTLPAKSVVMLDLK, encoded by the coding sequence ATGATCCGGAAGCTAGGCGGCGCGACACTGGCTTTGCTGCTGGCCACCACGCCGATCGCGGCCAGCGCCCAAGAGGCGCTGACGGCCACCGCCACGATCAAGGGCGATACGCCCGGCCCGGTCTATGACCGGCATATCTTCACCCAGTTCGCCGAGCATCTCGGCACCGGCATCTATGGTGGCCTGTGGGTGGGCAAAAACAGCAAGATCCCGAACACGCGCGGCTTCCGCAACGATGTGGTGACGGCGCTCAAGGATCTGGGCGTGCCCACGATCCGCTGGCCGGGCGGCTGCTTCGCCGACGAATATCACTGGCGCGAAGGCATCGGCCCGCAGGCCGGCCGCAAGGTGAAGGTCAACACGCATTGGGGCGGTGTGATCGAGCCGAACACGGTCGGCACGCACGAGTTCATGGACCTGCTCGATCAGGTCGGCGCCGAGGCCTATATCTCCGGCAATGTCGGCGACGGCACGCCCACCGAAATGGCCGAGTGGGTGGAATATATGACGGCCCCCGCCGGCACGCTGGCGGACGAGCGCGCGAAGAACGGCCACAAGGCGCCGTGGAAGGTGCCCTATTTCGGCATCGGCAACGAATTGTGGGGCTGCGGCGGCAATATGCGCGCCGACTATGCGGCGGACGAGACGCGCCGCTACGCCACCTTCGTGAAGGTCCCCTATGGCGAGAAGATCACGAAGATCGCCTCCGGCGCCAATGCCGAGGATTATCACTGGACCGAAGTGATGATGCGCGATGCGCAGAAGGCGGTCGGCGGCCTCTCGCTCCATTATTACACGGTGCCGCACGGCTTCGACAAATTCGCACCCTCGGCCGATTTCGACGAGGTCCAGTGGGCCGAGACGATGGCCCGGACGTGGAAGATGGACGAGATCCTCGCCAAGCATACCGCGATCATGGACAAATATGATCCGGCCAAGCGCATCTTCCTCGCCGTCGACGAATGGGGCACCTGGTACAAGGAGGACGAGGGCACGCATCGCGGCTTCCTGCGCCAGCAGAATACGCTGCGCGACGCGCTGGTGGCGGGCATCAACCTCAACATCTTCGCCAAATATGCCGATCGCGTGCGGATGACGGCCATCGCCCAGATGGTGGACGTGCTGCAGGCGATGATCCTGACGGACGGCGCGAAGATGGTGAAGACGCCGACCTATTACGTCTTCCAGATGTACAAGCCGTACATGGACGCCACCGTCCTGCCGATCGAGCTGAAGAGCCCGTGGTATGGCAAGGATCAATGGGCGGTGCCCGCCGTCAGCGGCTCGGCCGTGAAGGACAAAGCGGGCGTGGTCCATGTCGGCCTCACCAACGCCGATCCGAACCGCCCGGCGACCGTGACGGTGAGCCTGACGGGCGTGGCGGGCAGTGCGGTGAGTGGCAAAGTGATCACCGCCCCGGCAATGAACGCGCTCAACAGCTACGCCAAGCCGGAGACGGTGGTGCCCGTGGCGTTCAACGGCGCCACACTCAGCGGCGGCACGCTGACGGTGACGCTGCCGGCAAAGTCGGTGGTGATGCTCGATCTGAAGTGA
- a CDS encoding barstar family protein → MPMKLIQLDGSAWMSPDDFFAALLPALGAPSWHGRSLNALDDSLYGGINEVEPPFTVVIAGVSGLSDAMRAFLGEAVQVFVDARKQYGQDVALELR, encoded by the coding sequence ATGCCGATGAAGCTCATTCAACTCGACGGCTCGGCTTGGATGTCCCCGGACGATTTCTTTGCTGCCCTCCTGCCCGCACTTGGCGCGCCAAGCTGGCACGGTCGGAGCCTCAATGCCCTCGACGACAGTTTATACGGTGGGATTAACGAGGTGGAGCCGCCATTCACGGTGGTAATCGCGGGGGTGTCCGGTCTGTCAGACGCTATGAGGGCTTTTCTCGGGGAGGCCGTGCAGGTGTTTGTCGACGCGCGGAAACAATACGGGCAAGATGTGGCCCTTGAGTTGAGGTAA
- a CDS encoding 2-dehydro-3-deoxy-6-phosphogalactonate aldolase: protein MTIDDMLASGAPPIVAILRGITPDEILPVAEQLVTAGIRFIEVPLNSPDPFTSIAKLQATYGDRALCGAGTVLTRAQLDQLPGTGSHLVVTPNTNPEIISGAIAHGLYPMPGFATPTEGLAAYAAGARHIKLFPATGFGVVYLKGVREILPKDAHVWAVGGTGAANLGEWLAAGARGIGVGGALYKPGDSAETVGERARALVAAWESVKG, encoded by the coding sequence ATGACGATCGATGACATGCTGGCTTCGGGCGCGCCGCCGATCGTGGCGATCCTGCGCGGCATCACGCCCGACGAGATCCTGCCCGTTGCCGAGCAACTCGTGACGGCGGGCATCCGCTTCATCGAGGTGCCGCTCAACTCGCCCGATCCCTTCACCAGCATCGCCAAGCTGCAGGCCACCTATGGCGACCGCGCGTTGTGCGGCGCGGGCACGGTGTTGACGCGCGCGCAGCTGGATCAGTTGCCGGGCACCGGATCGCATCTGGTGGTGACGCCCAACACGAACCCGGAGATCATCTCCGGCGCGATCGCGCACGGTTTGTATCCCATGCCCGGCTTCGCCACGCCGACCGAGGGGCTGGCCGCCTATGCGGCGGGCGCGCGCCATATCAAGCTGTTCCCCGCCACCGGTTTCGGCGTCGTCTACCTGAAGGGCGTGCGCGAGATCCTGCCGAAGGATGCGCATGTCTGGGCCGTGGGCGGCACGGGTGCGGCCAATCTCGGCGAATGGCTGGCGGCCGGCGCGCGCGGAATCGGCGTGGGCGGCGCGCTCTACAAGCCCGGCGACAGCGCCGAGACGGTCGGCGAACGCGCCCGCGCGCTGGTGGCCGCCTGGGAGAGCGTGAAGGGCTGA